A single genomic interval of Aegicerativicinus sediminis harbors:
- a CDS encoding acyl-CoA thioesterase, with amino-acid sequence MFLKDFEVRWNDLDANAHLGNVSYVNFMSHTRMAWFKKYGLTLDGMIKNKLGPIIFFEHIYYFREILMDNPIKVSGELRGLSEDGMLFSFDHNFYHAETGKNLAHGEMMGGWIDPELRKLKPLPEPFLEEILNAERSKDFKQLTLKDTRRFGVHPSDLHT; translated from the coding sequence ATGTTTTTGAAAGATTTTGAAGTTAGGTGGAATGATCTCGATGCCAACGCTCACCTAGGCAATGTTTCCTATGTTAATTTTATGAGTCATACGCGTATGGCGTGGTTTAAAAAATATGGGTTGACGTTGGATGGCATGATAAAAAATAAATTGGGACCTATTATATTTTTTGAACATATTTATTATTTCAGGGAGATTTTAATGGATAACCCAATTAAGGTGTCTGGGGAACTAAGGGGCTTGAGTGAGGATGGAATGTTGTTTTCGTTCGACCATAATTTTTATCATGCTGAAACAGGTAAAAATTTGGCACATGGAGAGATGATGGGAGGTTGGATAGACCCTGAACTTCGAAAATTAAAACCATTGCCCGAGCCCTTCTTGGAAGAAATTTTGAACGCGGAAAGGTCAAAAGATTTCAAGCAACTTACTTTAAAGGATACTCGAAGATTTGGGGTCCACCCCTCAGATTTGCATACTTAA
- a CDS encoding DMT family transporter, with translation MSRTGAIIAAIIVQIIYGLNYTFANDVIDQGYIGPFGFIILRAVGACILFWILELIRPSEKLAPKDFKIVLWAAIFGVAINMLCFFKGLQYTTPIHGSVIMTIVPIVVLVLSAFMLNERLTKVRVAGVVLGFIGALILSIYGKPSQAGDNIPLGNFLIFINAASYSYYLIIIKKLINRYHPYTFIKWLFLMGSFMVVPFGYSELTDVNWGSFNGYIWFAVGFVIVGTTFLTYLLNPLALTKLRASTVSIFVYTQPVIAGAFAIAMGSDTLDVIKVLATMLIFLGVFLVSKPPH, from the coding sequence ATGAGTAGAACTGGGGCCATAATTGCCGCAATTATTGTCCAAATCATTTACGGACTCAATTATACCTTCGCTAATGACGTAATCGATCAAGGGTATATTGGGCCTTTTGGCTTTATTATTTTGCGAGCCGTTGGTGCATGCATTCTCTTTTGGATACTAGAGCTTATAAGGCCCTCCGAAAAGTTGGCTCCAAAGGATTTTAAAATAGTGTTGTGGGCCGCGATTTTTGGAGTTGCAATTAACATGCTTTGCTTTTTTAAAGGGCTGCAGTATACTACTCCTATACATGGATCTGTAATAATGACCATTGTACCTATAGTTGTACTTGTACTATCAGCATTTATGCTAAATGAGCGATTAACGAAGGTTCGTGTAGCTGGTGTTGTCTTGGGCTTTATCGGGGCTTTAATCCTCTCTATTTATGGCAAACCTTCCCAAGCTGGGGATAATATTCCTCTCGGAAACTTCTTAATATTTATAAATGCGGCTTCTTATAGTTATTATTTAATTATCATTAAAAAATTAATAAATAGATACCATCCTTATACCTTCATAAAATGGTTATTTTTAATGGGATCTTTTATGGTTGTACCCTTTGGATATAGCGAATTGACCGATGTAAATTGGGGATCCTTCAATGGATATATTTGGTTTGCAGTTGGATTCGTAATTGTGGGGACCACCTTTCTTACCTACCTTCTAAACCCTTTGGCCCTAACTAAATTAAGAGCATCTACGGTAAGTATTTTTGTCTACACCCAACCAGTAATTGCCGGTGCATTTGCCATTGCCATGGGCAGCGACACTTTAGATGTTATTAAGGTTCTAGCAACAATGCTAATATTTTTAGGTGTTTTCTTGGTAAGTAAACCACCACATTAA
- a CDS encoding arsenate reductase family protein: MRKIFYLKSCSTCIRILKEWNAPESVSLQNIKSEPLTENQIEELKSLSGSYEALFSRRSTLYKTLNLKEKNLTETDYKYYLLDHYTVLKRPVLVLDDKIFIGNQKEVVAEAKKALHE, encoded by the coding sequence ATGAGAAAGATTTTTTATTTAAAAAGCTGTAGTACTTGCATTAGGATTTTAAAAGAGTGGAATGCACCAGAAAGTGTTTCTCTTCAAAACATTAAATCAGAACCATTAACTGAAAATCAAATTGAAGAATTAAAATCTCTTTCGGGAAGCTATGAAGCACTATTTAGTCGCAGGTCTACACTCTACAAGACCTTGAATCTAAAGGAAAAAAATCTAACTGAAACTGACTACAAATATTATCTTCTAGACCATTACACAGTTTTGAAACGTCCTGTTTTGGTATTGGATGACAAGATTTTCATTGGTAACCAAAAGGAGGTTGTAGCCGAAGCCAAAAAAGCTCTGCATGAGTAG
- a CDS encoding DinB family protein, which yields MDFIFDVCYKNRALLERFLNDLSITQLNQIPEGFNNNIIWNVAHVIATQQILVYEKSQLSTTIPNEIILNFKKGTKPKEFIDSNKIEEIKSMLFMPIDQTINDLKNGKFKLYDSYTVSTGSTLTNVKDALQFNNFHEGIHLGSILAIRKLV from the coding sequence ATGGATTTTATTTTTGATGTTTGCTATAAAAACCGTGCTCTTTTGGAACGGTTTTTAAATGATTTATCAATAACCCAACTCAACCAAATACCTGAGGGATTTAATAACAACATCATTTGGAATGTTGCACACGTTATTGCAACCCAACAAATATTGGTTTATGAGAAATCGCAACTATCAACCACCATACCCAATGAGATAATTCTAAATTTTAAGAAAGGTACCAAGCCAAAAGAATTCATAGATTCAAATAAAATTGAAGAGATTAAATCAATGCTATTTATGCCAATAGATCAAACAATCAATGATTTGAAAAATGGAAAATTCAAATTATATGATTCCTATACAGTATCAACAGGAAGCACTTTAACAAATGTGAAAGATGCACTTCAGTTCAATAATTTTCATGAGGGCATCCATTTAGGTTCTATTCTAGCAATCCGCAAACTAGTGTAA
- a CDS encoding cation:proton antiporter, whose protein sequence is MDYFGIISVLIVLSAIFGYVNAKFLKLPTTIGLMLITIVFTLLIVILSIFDDSLLLREKELISGIDFKTVLLDIMLSFLLFAGALHTNFDQLRVQRWPVLVFATLGVLISTFLVGIFTYYLLMILGMEVAFIYCLLFGALISPTDPISVLGILKKANAPKKLETKIVGESLFNDGVGVVVFLTIFSVASSAAGSADGGVEVSDIALLFVQEVFGGLILGLILGYITYFLMKSIDDYEVEVIITIATVMGGTLLAHELHLSAPLAMVAAGLMVGHDTVRESAMSEMVETYVDKFWELIDVLLNTLLFVLIGMEMLILTFDFNYILAGLISVPLTLAARFLSLWMPIKFFAKRLNFVPKTNLIMTWGGLRGGISIALALSLSNEMHRDLFLVITYIIVVFSIIGQGLTVGPIVKKLTQNYVDEDEPNGLSHH, encoded by the coding sequence ATGGATTATTTTGGTATCATTTCGGTTTTAATAGTGTTGTCAGCCATTTTTGGATATGTTAACGCCAAGTTTTTAAAACTCCCAACGACAATAGGTTTAATGCTGATAACCATCGTTTTTACGTTATTGATTGTCATTTTATCCATATTTGATGATTCGTTATTACTGCGTGAGAAGGAGCTCATTTCGGGTATAGATTTTAAAACAGTTTTATTGGATATTATGTTAAGTTTCTTGCTGTTTGCAGGTGCGCTACATACAAATTTCGATCAACTTCGTGTACAGCGATGGCCTGTACTGGTATTCGCCACGCTCGGAGTTTTGATTTCAACATTCTTAGTTGGGATTTTCACCTATTATCTGCTAATGATTCTTGGTATGGAGGTAGCGTTTATTTACTGCCTGCTGTTCGGGGCTTTAATTTCACCAACAGATCCGATATCTGTATTAGGTATACTTAAGAAAGCCAATGCTCCTAAGAAATTAGAAACAAAAATTGTTGGTGAGTCTCTATTTAATGATGGGGTAGGAGTGGTTGTTTTCCTTACCATTTTTTCAGTTGCAAGTTCTGCCGCTGGATCAGCAGATGGAGGGGTTGAAGTTTCAGATATTGCACTACTTTTTGTGCAGGAAGTTTTTGGGGGCTTGATCCTTGGATTAATATTGGGCTACATTACTTATTTCCTTATGAAGTCTATTGATGATTATGAGGTTGAGGTAATTATAACCATCGCTACCGTTATGGGTGGTACGCTTTTAGCTCATGAACTGCATTTATCAGCCCCTCTCGCAATGGTGGCGGCTGGTCTTATGGTTGGGCACGACACGGTTAGGGAATCTGCTATGTCTGAAATGGTGGAAACCTATGTAGACAAATTTTGGGAGCTTATAGACGTACTGTTAAACACCCTGCTATTTGTTCTTATAGGTATGGAAATGCTAATCCTCACTTTTGATTTCAATTATATATTGGCAGGATTAATTAGTGTCCCGTTAACATTGGCTGCTCGATTTTTGTCCCTATGGATGCCTATTAAATTCTTTGCAAAGCGACTAAATTTTGTACCAAAAACTAACCTTATAATGACCTGGGGAGGATTGCGAGGAGGTATTTCCATAGCCTTGGCATTAAGCCTATCTAATGAAATGCACAGAGATTTGTTTTTAGTAATTACCTATATAATTGTGGTATTTTCAATAATTGGGCAAGGTTTGACAGTTGGGCCAATCGTAAAAAAGTTAACGCAGAATTATGTTGACGAGGATGAACCAAATGGTTTGTCTCATCATTGA
- a CDS encoding DUF3298 and DUF4163 domain-containing protein — protein MKKFVKFLLLLTLGFGCSEPEEPLQFEEKSVEINESVTIEVNYPFYIGDSDRANAINSELQNVIANSMNPMDTLKNVSVEEAAKLFKMSFDQFKKDFNDTNQRWEAFIDAEETYRSPEVLSIGINSYVDTGGAHGNTVINILNFNPIDGSVYQKEDLLIANDGLEKIVKQYFLDAIQKKTIKSDLKDYFFGEDFHLPENIGYSDEGVIFLYNTYEASAYHLGITEFEIPFNEISEYLNVQ, from the coding sequence ATGAAAAAGTTTGTAAAATTTTTGCTTCTTCTAACCCTAGGTTTTGGTTGTAGCGAACCTGAGGAACCACTGCAATTTGAAGAGAAATCTGTAGAAATAAATGAAAGTGTCACCATTGAAGTAAACTATCCTTTTTACATAGGAGATTCCGACCGAGCAAATGCCATAAATTCTGAATTGCAAAATGTTATTGCTAATTCCATGAATCCGATGGATACTTTGAAAAATGTTTCCGTAGAAGAAGCTGCAAAATTGTTTAAAATGAGCTTTGATCAATTTAAAAAAGACTTCAATGACACTAACCAAAGGTGGGAGGCTTTTATTGATGCCGAAGAAACCTATCGATCTCCAGAGGTATTAAGTATTGGAATAAATTCCTATGTCGATACTGGTGGTGCCCACGGCAATACCGTTATTAATATATTGAATTTTAATCCTATAGACGGATCTGTTTACCAAAAAGAAGATTTGTTAATAGCAAATGATGGCTTAGAAAAGATTGTAAAACAGTACTTTTTAGATGCGATCCAGAAAAAAACCATTAAAAGTGATTTGAAAGATTATTTTTTTGGCGAGGATTTTCATCTTCCTGAAAATATCGGGTATTCGGATGAAGGTGTTATATTTCTTTACAATACCTATGAAGCCTCAGCCTACCATTTGGGCATTACTGAATTTGAAATTCCTTTTAATGAAATATCAGAGTATTTGAATGTTCAATGA
- a CDS encoding cystathionine gamma-synthase: protein MKFNTKTIHGGQGHDKAYGAVMPPIYQTSTYAQSTPGGHKGFEYSRTHNPTRQALEKSFASIENGNYGLAFASGLAAIDAVLKLLNPGDEVISTNDLYGGSYRLFTKVYEKFGIKFHFIGMENAGNIEQYITAKTKLIWVETPTNPMMNIIDIKACSDIAKKHSVLLAVDNTFATPYLQQPLDLGADIVMHSATKYLGGHSDVIMGALVVNDKDLAERLSFIQNASGAVPGPQDSFLVLRGIKTLHVRMQRHCENGEVIANYLNGHPKIEKVYWPGFTSHPNHNIAKTQMKDFGGMVSFVTKGNNYDEAIKIVEKLKVFTLAESLGGVESLAGHPASMTHASIPKEEREKTGVVDSLIRLSVGIEDVDDLISDLKQAIG, encoded by the coding sequence ATGAAATTTAATACCAAAACAATACACGGCGGGCAAGGACATGATAAAGCTTATGGTGCGGTTATGCCTCCAATTTATCAGACCTCCACTTATGCGCAATCAACTCCCGGAGGACATAAAGGTTTTGAATATTCTAGAACGCATAATCCCACGCGCCAAGCTTTGGAGAAATCTTTCGCCAGTATTGAAAATGGAAACTATGGGTTGGCTTTTGCCTCTGGCTTGGCTGCTATTGATGCCGTTTTGAAACTGCTTAACCCAGGTGATGAAGTTATTTCCACAAATGATTTATACGGAGGCAGCTACCGATTGTTTACTAAGGTTTATGAAAAATTTGGAATAAAATTTCATTTCATAGGCATGGAGAATGCAGGAAATATTGAACAGTATATTACTGCTAAGACCAAGTTGATATGGGTTGAAACTCCGACTAACCCAATGATGAATATTATCGATATCAAAGCATGTAGTGATATTGCCAAGAAGCATTCTGTTTTGTTGGCAGTCGATAATACATTTGCTACGCCATACCTTCAACAGCCGTTAGATTTAGGTGCAGATATTGTTATGCATTCAGCAACTAAATATTTAGGTGGGCATAGTGATGTTATAATGGGAGCTTTAGTTGTGAATGATAAAGACTTAGCGGAACGTTTGTCTTTTATACAAAACGCTAGTGGAGCCGTGCCGGGACCGCAAGATAGCTTTTTGGTATTGCGGGGTATTAAAACATTGCATGTTAGGATGCAACGTCATTGCGAGAATGGAGAAGTTATTGCCAATTATTTAAACGGCCATCCAAAAATTGAAAAAGTTTATTGGCCAGGTTTTACCTCCCATCCAAATCACAATATAGCCAAAACCCAGATGAAGGATTTTGGAGGAATGGTTTCCTTTGTAACCAAGGGAAATAATTACGATGAAGCCATTAAAATTGTAGAAAAATTAAAAGTGTTTACCCTAGCAGAATCTCTTGGAGGCGTTGAATCTTTGGCTGGTCATCCCGCTAGTATGACACATGCAAGTATACCAAAAGAGGAACGGGAGAAAACTGGCGTAGTGGATTCTCTTATTCGTTTAAGTGTAGGTATTGAAGATGTGGATGATTTAATTTCAGACTTAAAACAGGCAATCGGTTAA
- a CDS encoding THC0290_0291 family protein: MRFKLKPLALLIIAVSVFSRGYSQLGFSHEIGAIIGPVEFRSDFGQRNNEPTNLGNSGIGIGIIHYINFAYRADCNCYSTDTYWNDHFKVRSEISWNYTPLDHIGKFVSPSRTGPNAQKLRDHHGVAENFDVGMQLEYFPRSIRAFQAMMYKFAPFVSLGAHYTNSSPQGWTDYGDLDIYNPDNIYSHWWDPGDEYPIRLGSQNAWSVVASVGVRYKLTVLSDLMLDLRWQYYFSDWIDGFNHKLSYNKFNDWLIWLNFGYIYYLD, from the coding sequence ATGCGGTTTAAACTGAAACCATTAGCCCTGCTTATTATTGCCGTTTCTGTTTTTTCAAGAGGGTACTCTCAATTAGGGTTTTCACATGAAATTGGAGCAATTATTGGTCCAGTAGAATTTCGTTCAGATTTTGGTCAACGCAATAACGAACCTACCAACTTGGGCAACTCAGGTATAGGTATTGGCATTATACACTATATAAATTTTGCCTATCGCGCGGATTGTAATTGTTACTCTACAGACACCTACTGGAACGACCATTTTAAGGTAAGGTCTGAAATTTCATGGAATTACACACCACTCGATCACATCGGCAAATTTGTTAGTCCAAGCCGAACCGGCCCAAATGCACAAAAATTGAGGGATCATCACGGTGTTGCCGAGAATTTCGATGTTGGTATGCAATTAGAATATTTCCCCAGAAGTATTAGAGCCTTTCAGGCGATGATGTACAAATTTGCTCCATTTGTTAGTTTGGGTGCACATTATACCAATAGTAGTCCTCAAGGCTGGACAGATTATGGTGATTTAGATATCTATAATCCAGATAATATATATTCTCATTGGTGGGATCCAGGTGATGAATACCCAATACGTTTGGGATCCCAGAATGCATGGTCAGTTGTTGCCAGTGTTGGTGTAAGATATAAACTAACAGTGCTTTCTGACCTTATGCTCGACCTAAGATGGCAATATTATTTTAGTGATTGGATCGATGGTTTCAACCACAAACTGAGTTATAATAAATTTAATGATTGGCTGATCTGGCTTAATTTTGGTTACATCTACTATCTCGATTAA
- the gdhA gene encoding NADP-specific glutamate dehydrogenase: MKKSIDAFMELVKERNGNEPEFLQAVEEVAENLIPYIVQHDIYYGKNILLRMVEPERVITFRVCWVDDEGEIQVNRGYRIQMNSAIGPYKGGLRFHPSVNMSILKFLAFEQVFKNSLTTLPMGGGKGGSDFDPKGKSDNEIMRFCHAFMSELFRHIGPQTDVPAGDIGVGAREIGFLFGMYKKLRNEFSGVLTGKGLSWGGSLIRPEATGYGTVYFAQSMLNTKGEDVKGKTVVISGSGNVAQYAAEKVLHLGGKVLTLSDSSGYILDEDGINEEKLAFVMELKNVKRGRISEYVDKYPSAKFVKGKTPWEVACAIALPCATQNELHGDDAKTLLKNGCICVSEGANMPSTKEAIEEFHKAKILFAPGKASNAGGVATSGLEMTQNSLRYNWTREEVDNKLKDIMANIHDACTQYGKEEDGYINYVKGANIAGFVKVADAMLAQGIV; this comes from the coding sequence ATGAAAAAAAGCATTGATGCATTCATGGAACTTGTAAAGGAACGAAATGGCAATGAGCCTGAGTTTTTACAAGCCGTTGAGGAGGTTGCTGAGAACCTTATTCCTTACATTGTTCAGCACGATATCTATTATGGTAAAAACATTCTTTTAAGAATGGTTGAACCGGAACGTGTGATTACTTTTAGAGTTTGTTGGGTGGACGATGAAGGCGAGATACAAGTTAATCGTGGGTATAGAATTCAGATGAATTCTGCAATTGGCCCATATAAGGGGGGATTGAGATTCCACCCTTCTGTAAACATGAGTATTCTTAAATTCTTAGCTTTTGAGCAGGTATTTAAGAACAGTCTTACTACACTGCCAATGGGTGGTGGAAAAGGTGGTAGCGATTTCGATCCGAAAGGTAAGAGTGATAACGAGATTATGCGTTTTTGCCACGCCTTTATGTCTGAATTGTTTAGACACATTGGTCCACAAACTGACGTTCCTGCGGGAGATATAGGTGTTGGTGCTAGGGAAATTGGTTTCCTATTTGGTATGTACAAAAAACTGAGAAATGAGTTTTCTGGAGTATTAACTGGTAAGGGGCTATCTTGGGGTGGATCTTTGATAAGACCTGAAGCCACGGGCTATGGTACGGTGTATTTCGCCCAAAGTATGCTTAACACTAAAGGTGAAGACGTTAAAGGAAAAACTGTTGTTATTTCAGGTTCTGGTAATGTTGCACAATATGCAGCAGAAAAAGTATTGCATTTAGGAGGTAAAGTATTAACCCTTTCAGATTCATCTGGTTACATCTTAGACGAAGATGGCATAAATGAAGAGAAGCTGGCCTTTGTAATGGAACTTAAGAATGTGAAACGTGGCAGAATTAGCGAATACGTTGATAAGTATCCATCTGCAAAATTTGTTAAGGGTAAAACACCATGGGAAGTTGCTTGTGCTATTGCCTTACCATGTGCAACCCAAAATGAATTACACGGTGACGATGCCAAAACCCTACTTAAAAATGGTTGTATTTGTGTGAGTGAAGGAGCCAACATGCCTTCCACCAAGGAAGCCATTGAAGAGTTTCACAAGGCAAAAATTTTGTTTGCCCCTGGTAAAGCATCCAATGCTGGTGGAGTTGCAACTTCAGGTTTAGAAATGACGCAGAATTCTTTGCGTTATAACTGGACTAGGGAAGAAGTAGATAATAAACTAAAAGACATAATGGCTAATATTCATGATGCCTGTACCCAATACGGGAAAGAGGAAGATGGCTATATTAATTATGTTAAAGGTGCTAATATTGCTGGTTTTGTGAAAGTCGCTGATGCAATGCTTGCTCAGGGAATCGTTTAG